CAatttactcattatatattaaatttaaaactagtTCTTGCTTTGATTTGACTGCTTGCATTGCTTTTTTCCCCTTCCTTTGAAGCTTCACAGATGAAGCTTACAAGAGTATATCATTTCTGACCCAGCTTAAGTTCTTGGACCTCTGTGGTGCCCAGGTAAAATCTCAGGTTTTCTGAACGACCTTTTGCATATGGTTTACAAAACTGACGATtggtaataattagaaatattcTATTTTCAGAATCTATTGGATGAGGGACTTGCCTGTGTAGCTAAATGCGTGAATCTTGTATGTCTTAATTTGACATGGTAACTAAATCTTCCAATCTTTCTAAGATATCTGAGAAAAAGGATACAGGTTATTCTGAGATTTTTATAAAccaaatattgtatttttttttcctgataggTGTATCCGAGTCACTGATGTGGGAGTCATATGCATTGCCCAGGGTTGCACCTCTCTCGAATTTCTtaggtaatttttatttttttttatttttatcagtaaagaagaaatttattgatgagAAAAGTAGGTGTAGTCCAAGTACACGGGACaacaagagcaacacctatgCGCATGCTACAGAGAATATTTGAAGAACTTTAATTTCTTATACCGTACAGTGCATTCTTGAATTTGAGCAACTGTGACCTCTTGTCACTTACTCATTTTTGCAGGAGAAACTTAACTATGTTCTTGTCTCAAGAGGATGATGTTTGAATGTGTCTTTTACTTGTTAGCATGTTTTGCCAACTTTCAAATCACTTATGGTTTCACAAGACTGCTAAACCATTGGATCTGTCATATAACTTAAAGGTGATGCCATTTCTAAGCTGAGCCAAACCGAGCCTAGCCTAAGAAGGTCATGTTGCATCTATGGCTCTGCAAATAAGCCAACTGTCCTGAGCACCTCACACTGGGCTGAGATGGTTGTTTAATTCATTCAATAATCAAAATGAGCTTGAGCCCTGAGCCAAGTTGGGCATGGTCATGACTCATGAGCCTATGTATATGCTTTGgtataaatttttgttttgttttcttcactCACTGTTTTTTCAAATAACTCTTTtcccaaatatatttatttttctaaataaaatgttgattttcacaAATATGTACATAAATGTGAATATAGTTATGGCTGGATAAGTTCATTCTATAGCCTTTTCTCTCCTATGTGGATCTGTATGGCTTAAGTTCCAAACTCTCTCCACCCCATCATGAGATCATTAGAGAAGGATTCTGAATCCCCCCCCCCGGCGGCGGCGGCTCTCTCTTTTCTGTAACTTATCCATTGACTCAGACTAATTTAAACTTCCTTATCATATTTTTTCTGCAATAACAACTCGATAAGGATCAGGTTATCTAAAATTTCTTTGGCAAATCATTTGGGGTTCACTTGATGTTCTTTATCTAGGGTTTAGTACTGGTTTGTCCCATAGAAGGTCTTGTTGATTAGGTAAAGCTGAAACAAACTAAATGACAGGCCAAGAACGGGGCAACATGCTATGTTTCATGTTAAAGCATTATAAAGCCTATAAAGCCATTGGGCTGTCcacaattgtttttcttgtGGTGATTTCTATAACTGATTTCATAAAGAATCTTATGCAGCTTGTTTGGAATAGTTGGAGTGACTGATAAGTGTCTGGAGGCCCTCTCAAGGTCCTGCTCAAACACAATTACAACCCTTGATGTTAATGGATGTATTGGCATTAAGGTAAATGACTCTTTCTaactttgtatttttgttttcataaaaaaacaGTACTTTACTAGATGGGTGTTAATGATTGTATGTTTTTTCCCCTTCCAGAGACGCAGTCGTGACGAATTGCTTCATTTGTTCCCCCATCTGAAATGCTTCAAAGTGCACAGCTAATAGATGGCGGGAGGAAAGTGGAATTAACGGGACCATCTTCTTGCAACCAAGGTATTGTATCTGCTTAGCTACCGTATAGAGATGGAGTCGCGATGAATTGCATCATTTGTTCCCCTATCTGAAGTGCTTCAAGGTGCACGGCTAACATATGGATTGTGGAGGGAGTAAGTTGAAAATAACAGGACCATCTTTTTGCAAACAGGGTATTCTATATGCTTAGCTACCATATTCCTTGAATGGTAAACAGCACTATCGTAAAGAATAAGAACGATGTACCCATAAATGCTCTTTGCTTTGTGCTGTACCTGATCTTCATTTTATCTTGATGAGGTtcactcttttattatttagactGACTTTGGACTCTCGAGTTGacatttctaataaaaaattttgttttcttcctgcTTACAATCTATAGCGGCAATTCCAACGTATGAATTGCCACGACAAATTGTATTTGGTTTTAATAGATAAAATAGAAGTATACACACCAAATCGCATTATAGCTCTGTCTCCAATTATCTTTCCTCTTTATCTTTTGGCATCTAACGGACCCAttttatgccttttttttttttttttttccgggtACTGAGATTGGCAGACCCATTCAAAATAATTCGACATTGGACTTCGCAACACGAGACTCGTCGCCCGTGTGTTACTAACTAGTCTCCTCCTTTTactctttttatcttttcctgTTTTTGGCGTGTTTACACGTAAGATATTCCAAACCGATAACTAGAAATATTATGCCCATGTTCCTCCTCCTCAGCCAGCCAAAAAGAAGGGGAACGGCAAGAAACCCAAGAGTAAAGGAGGGCATAAAATTAAAGGCCACTAGACGACAGCAGGATGAGATAAGTTGTTTAGAGCTACAggtaaagaaagagaagaaggcAATTGAATACTTGATtatcgtaatttttttttctataagagAAAAGTGGCATAATACAAAGCAGATCATTGCGAGGATCCCCACAGGGAGAGATACCTGAGCAAGAGACTGACACCATCTACAATTTCTATAACAATAACTTATCTTTAACCAACAGCTTACCTCGCTCTTTTTCTTGGGCGTCTCCATTCCCCACCTAAAACCATTGAGGTTGATATTAACACAATAACCACATAAAAACTGGCCAACTTCAGAAACACTAATATTATTTCAGTTATTCATTGTAGCGCCAGCAATCTGGCCAACAAGATTAGGCGTTTCTCCATAAATGGTTCGCCCCAGACCCTAATCATTCGAAGTATGCTTTCTTTTGAACCCACTGTACTACAAATTTACTGCAACAGTTATGCATAAAATTTGGAATTAGAACCACCTTAAATTAGCGTTTCCACAATTCCAAATTGGTTTGCCCAGTGCAGGAATAGAAAGAACtcaaactaacaaaaaatatttcccTGTTTTTGGTCAAAATACTTCTTTATTACTTTCTTCAAGATAGCTTTACAACAAAAACAGAGTACTAAGTGCAAACTACTACGTAGAAAAGGCAAAAACCCTTAAAAAGACATTATGAAAAAGGTTTAAGCAATATGTGATCATGGTTCCTAGTTTGAATTTATACCACCCAGTTCAGGAAAGATATACTTCAAGGAGAAAAAATGGGGGAGGCGATATTAGTTGTGGTAGATCAGTAAATGTATTTTCCATTGTCCATATCTCTTGCTTATAGAATGCAGAGTTGTAGCTGGAAGCATGTTTTTGTTCTGCATCTGATCTGTGCAAACACCAACAATGATTTCTTTGTTTTGCTCTGACTGACCAGACTTGAAATGCTCAAGAAAGTGACAAACACTAAGATGCTCAGGATCACTAGtagaaaaaagaatatataattcATCAGGATACACCAACATACTTGTGCTTCATAGCTTGAACAAAATTTGACTTGCTAATAAAAGAAAGGGGAAAATACAAATTTGACTCTCCAACCAAAAATTTTACACCATGCACTCCAAATTACAACATTGACATTGCACCCTCAAAGTACTAAATATTGGAATGTACACCCTTAGTCAAGATTCGAAGGTCAAGATTGTGTCATGTCACCCTATTTTCACCCCATTTTCATTCAACAGCAAGAACTGAGACgagtttctttttttcaagttttaataGTTGAAGCGTATATGTAAAACACCTATTAGCTGAAGAATGGAAAGTGTATTTTccctaaaagaaaacaaagcttATGTACACGAAAATTCAATCATCAAACACAAAGCCTAACAATTATAAAGAGCACATTCCCCaacttaccaaaaaaaagtAATAGCAAGCAAACAAAGGAAtggaattatatatatgcacgtACATATAACAATTGCTTACCCCAAAGTGTCAACGTCTAGCTCTAGGTGTGCAGCGAAATTCGGCTAAGAGTGCTATATGATCAGAGGACCACTCTGGAGAAGGAAGTGCGGTGTCCTTCCTCAAGCCCTCCTCGTCCAAGAGCTCCAATAAGGATTCCACTGTCAGAGAGTCCGCTGAAACCATAACACAAACCTTACAATGTAAACAAGATTTtgcaaaaactataaaaattaacatatagaACAATTTTTTGCACAATGCTTACCAGTGTAGAATATGTAATCTAGTGTGCCGATAAAATCTCTAGTGCAATTGGTAAATAAGGGTTCATTAGTTGTGGGGTCCAATCTCCTCCTCTGCTGTTCCAAACCAAGACCAACCCCGATTCTTGCAAAGGATGAGTAAGCGCTGACCTGAAAATGTACAACAATCACACCCAGCTTcagccattaaaaaaaaaacctgcatCAACCTCCTCGTCCACCCTCTTTTCCCGTGTTTTTCCCTTTAATAAAAAATCTGGCAAGAAGCAAAATGTGAATTAGAACCCCATGTATAGAAAATCTATAGTACCAGTGGCAACTGATGCACCAGCTTGCTATTTGGACGCAAGATACCAAGAGGGTCTGCTGCCAACTCTGGATGTAATGGATCCACCTTCCCCATAGCAAGAAGTGAATGAGGAGCACTGCAACAAAATTCAGGCATGAACCAATATCTATAAAACATAACTTCAAGGTCTAGCTGAAGTATGTCTGATTggcaaaagtaaaaaaaatggaaggaagataaataaaaacaatatcatGTCGATAGACAGACCTTCCAGGAACAGAATTAAAATCCCCACAAACCAACATTGGAATGTCAGCACTGGCAGCTATTTTCTCCAATCCTTTAAGGAGAGTATGAACCTAAGTTGACAAATAAGCAATCACCAGAATAAATACGATTTTCAATGATTGAAACAAGTACAAGGCTAAATATAAAGGCCAAACAAACAAGCGTTACCTGCCAGAGCTTTACATCCTTTAAATCTTGGTGAACGTTTACATGTGTATTTGCCTGCAGCCAAAAGACAATAAAAAGGGGTTAACATATGCCATGGCATGCAGTGTAAGAGCAAGCAGGAAAAAAGGTAAAATAACGGCACATATCCCAATCATTGAAGGGAATATCATACTGCTTTttcaggaaaagaaaaaaaaaaggatacctACCATGTAATCTCAGAATTCTGAAAGCACGTTTGTTTTGTGGACAAGTTCCAAAAGCCCAGGACCCCAGGTTCTATTTAGGATTTTGTATCTTATACATTTACAGTTTACTTGAATTATcagtttttcaaaaagaatatcaaacttCAAGTTTCACATATCATTATATCTTAAAATCAACCTAATTAACAAAAGGAAAAGGAGGCCACACCAGCATCTATAAGTATGGAAgcagattttaagaaaaatgaagaaacatAGGCTCAAAACAAAGTAAATATATCAGTGATTAAAGCATCaccacatagagagagagagagagagagagagagagagagagagagagagtcacatAAACAGGAATTCCTACCACACAAAGAAGCTGGCGTTTCCCAGGATTATCAACTCCCTGATTACCAAATTTTGCTTCCAGAACCACTATAAGTGCAACATTATCCTATATGCATAAAGGAACTCACGTTAGCATCGTTAGGCCAACATACACTGCACAACATTTAAGcacaaaaccaacaaaaaaataataaataatagttgatTGAGACACCTTAAACAGTCGGCTTAAAGCAGTTTTCTTCTGAGAACTTGGCAATTGACTATCAGTCCAAGATTGTGCAGCCTTATTAAACTCAACCTGCATGCAAACACAAACTTCAATAAAATGTGGTTGAACCAAAAAGTACTATAATTGAAGTAAGAAGATTCCAGACctcatattttttaacatgtAAAAATCTGTCTCTCCGGAAAAATGTTGCACACCCGTCAATTGTGTTGGTATTTCCAATGTAAACCTGCAACCAAGAACATAGATcaataacataaataatttcaaaagctAAACACAAATAAGAAGTATTCAAACAACctcatttgtttttctcttatataaaCCAACATAGCCATGTTTATCCAGCTCTGGAGCAAAAAACTCCTCATAATGATCACTTTGAACCTGAAAGGAAATAGTAATACAGTAATTCATACTAAGGTATGATCCACAATCAGTTTACAAATAGAAGCCTACAAGCCAAAGATCCTTTTTTTCTCAAGTTATAATTCGCAACAATAAGGAAACCAATTGAAAGGAAGATTCCTAATACAAGCTCTACAGCCTCATGATTGTTCTGGCTAGAGGTTGCATAGGAGGACCCTGTCTCTGTATCTCAGGCGGCATTGATAAATTCAGATGAACACATTAACAGCAGCAAATAATTAATTTGCAACATACACATGCCGCTTCCAAAATACCAGTGAAATTCCACATTTCAAGATTAACTTAAGGAAAACCAAAACCAATCTCTCATTCAATATAATGGAAAGTTAGTCAGGAAATCGTCAAAGGTTCTGACATAATCCAAAGTTTCAATTTCCTAAGGATCATTTGGGTCTTTAATGTAAGACTCATAGAATAagcaatcaattttttttatttttttttttaaagttgctATGAAGTGAAAAATCGAAATCTCAAATCAGATCTCAAAACACCTGATATTGGTTATTTTATCTTCCTTGCACATTCATTGAGTAAAACAATTCCATACAAACAAAACCTTTAGCTGGAAAAGCTTTAAAACACTGCTCCAGAAATCAgacccctttttgtcactaaacAATTACTCAAATTCTGCTTGCATACCTCCTGAAGACAAACAATATCAGCACGGTAGCCAACTATTTCTCTCAACAAGTTTTGTCTGCGATAAGGCCAGGAAAGAGCCCAAGAGGGGCAATAACTGTATACATCATTCGTAGCATACACATCAGACAAAATGTTGTAAGATAGCACACTAAAAGTTCCTGAGGATGAAACACGGCCATCTGAATCTAGATGCCCCATCGCATCAGCTCCATTTACCGGGATTAGATGGCGTGGACTAGGCGAGGGAGCTGGAATGACACGAGAAGTTAATATAGTGTTGACATGCCCCACGGGAAGTTTTGTTTCAGCATCTACTACAACACATTCAAACTTAAGAACATGGCCAATATCATCAGCTGATGGGGTATATGTTTTAAAGCGTCCAACCTCAAACCAAGTTTCACCACCGCTCCTCTGCGTAACAGCAGCAGGATACAAAGGTGTTGAACCATTCGTCAAGCTAGTAGTTGATGCCGAACCAGATAAGCTAGCCGCAGATCCTGAACTATTGAAGCGACCAAACaactcttcctcttcatttccattttcatttacaGCACTTGCAGCACGATCATGTAGAACACGGTGATGCTGCCATGCATCCGAGAAGCACTTAGGAGAGCAATGATAACTTTTGGCAACCGGTATTTTGGCCTTAACACAACCTAAGCACTGCAATGTGGCTTGCTCAGATGGATGTATGCTACAGATAGCTACGTTTCTATCACTTTGTATACGATACCTGCAAACAAACCCCAAGGGCAAGGTGTAAAATGTCAACAATAACAGGCCGaactttttttataggtaacaaTTACAGGCAAAAGTCCGCATTCCAAACCATTCAGCAAACCAGAAAATGTAAGATACCGGGCAAAAAACAATATCACTCAATTCACAATATCTTGAATATGCAACATATACTCAGATACTTGATATTTACAGCAGACAACTACAAACATTTTGATAAGGGAAAAACTAAAACACTTTAAATCTTGGTATAGAATTTCAACAGGGGGCCATAGAGTATCAGCAGGCATGGTCACATGAGTatgttacaaaaataatatgatactCATGATTTATATCAAGATCATTTATTACATTCTCTGATGCCAAAGTCATCATTCATCTAGGGACATTACAGATATCGACTAAGATGTTgttccaataatttttttttttttaaggtgaattttattatttcttttttatgatgagAAATCCCAGAGACCATGCAAATGCAGTATGTCTTAAATCCGGTTAAACCTGGACCCTTGTAAGGCACCCCATCACACGGATCAGGCAAGGgtgaattgtattattttttatcagctTTCCATGTCTCTTATCACCTTTTGTTAGGGATATTTCTCCTAAATACAGATTATGTATATACAACACGTCCATCTAAAGATATCAAAGTTGATCAACTTGTTCCACACACtagtacaattttattattattattattttcaatttgagATCTCTTTCTTGGTTAccgccatttttttttttttaatgtttcatcACCTCTTTCAAATTGATAACCACATagcttctctttttccttcccaAATAAGAAGCGTCTAGTGGTTGATAATGTTGCTCAGGGCCATATGTTCCCCTTCATTAACTACTCCAAAGTGACCTCCTAGAACTCACTAGCTCCCTAGATCTTCTGCCCTTTCTTCAAGTAAATGCTTGATCTATTGTAACACCCAAATGAAGGGTCCAAGCCATATGGTCCATACTCTAAAAgaattagtcaatgatacaattggagcgcCACTAGAACTATTAtcaagagcaagaacttctcattttcaagcaatgtgagatctcatataccacctacccttatccttatcatattgggtatcacaatctccctcCTTATATTCCCAACGTCCTCATCGGGCCAGTCCATCGAAGGTGGCActgctcaagtcccacattttttgttgggataggctctgataccatttataATACTCCAGCGGAAGTCTTAAtccacatgacctatactctaaaaggactagtcaatgatacaattgaagtCCCATTGgaaccattataaagagcaaaaacttctcactcccaaacaatgtgggatctcatatacCACCGAgcattatccttatcatatggggtatcacatctaTTTTCTAAGTTTGAGAGCTTTATTCAACTCTTCATAGCCTCATGCATTAATTTTCTCTTAAGAgttgttcttttatttatatatacatatcactTACTCTATGGGAGTTATTCCTTTTTCCCAATGTGAGATTGGggtgttacaatcacacaattctTTTTCTTCCATGTAAGATCCCAATGTGTCTTCTAGTTATAAACTTAAAACAATTATAACTAGAAGATTAGGGTCCCTATCTACTGCAATTGTAGGAATCTCGAGCCAAGAAAGAAAATCCACACGTTAAATTCGCAAGAATCACTCcatgaaaaaatttgaagattAGGACACCATCTAGATTGCCCCTCCTAGGGCCCCATACTTTGGTGGGACCAACATTGGGCGTTGCAAAAGGATAGTAAAACAGTTATGAAAGCCACAATGTCGCAAGTGACaacatttttgttttggttataTGAAGGATACTATCAGTGTCCAGGCCAGTTTAATATGTTAAGCATACATGTTAAGTGTTATACAAACAACAGGTTCTAGGTAACTAAGAGATCAGCAAATACCACTATCAACTATGCATAAGGATATTGATTGAAAGCTTTCAGCGTCAACACCACCCATCAACTAACTAAATCAACAGTACATAAATCAACGGCCAAAAAAGGTTCAAACTAAACTGTATTCATGATGGAACACTTTCTTTCCCATCGTCAACAATgccaattaaattcaaaactcaatcctccatcttcttctacttatGATTTTATTGGTTCAAAACTCCAATCCATTCTATTTAATTGCACCATAAGAGAGAAAACAACtgcaagaaaattgaaaaataaacgaATAAGTAGAAGGTCACGGAAAAAATCCACATTCAAATTCTACTAGAACCCCAACTCTACGTATGtgtaacaaaaatcaaaacagaTATAAAGAAAGAGTGACTCCAATGCCCAAGAATGCCCAAAGTCAAATGCaaccaaaaagagaaaaaaacctaaaatccaacacggagagagagaaaaaaaggtcGGAATTTGTAGCGCTTACCACTTGTACCTCAAGAAATGGCCGTCCACTGGAGCTGAATCAGGCACATCGTCGGTTGTGAATGTCTTGTCGGGCCGACGGAGGAGAACGTAGGGCGTGAGCTCGCAGCCTACAATGGGGATATCAGAAGGGAGGTGCACACGCAGCACACTCAGCATGCTTTTCTTCTACCTTTTGTTTCTATATTTTCCACTCAGAAATCGTCGCAGTTCTGTAACCCTATCAACGAGAATCGAGTTGAGGGGTACACACGAGGACGGAGACAGATGAAACAGGTCCGGAAGCTTTCTCGGGAAGACCACACGTGCGGGGGAGGACGGAACCCAGGCGGATCCGCCATTCACTTGACCCGAATAACCGCCAGCCTTGACGGGCCACAAAGAGAACCCCAGAAAATCACAGAATTCAACGAAAGTCTCAGCGGATCTCGCGCGAAAAGTGAGGGATTTCAGGTCAGCCAGAGAGGGGAAGAGAGAAATGGTTAGGGTTCGAGAAGCGATTAAAGTGAATCGACTGGGTGGAAAGGGATTCGAGGATTCTAGAGGAAGGGAGTGCGGGTTTTAGATACAGAAACGAAAAGGGAGAAGAGAGATGGCGATCGAAAATTAGGGTTTTACAGAGGCACTGAGAAAAGTAATCGGTCTGTGCTCCATATGATACGAGAGACGCAGCGAGTAGGgggcattatatatatatatatataatatattaataattcgATACGGCTCgggtttctctctctttatttctaATTTCTGTAGGTGCATCCTtgcttgtgttttgtttgggtATTACTTCGGTGCTTCCGTGTTTACTTCTTTCACGGTTTCCCCTCTCTCATTCGTGTGTTCTTATTTTTCGGGATTTTTTTCCGACATATTAGTTGGAGTTAAAACCCATgtgttacaaaaaaaataaagagaatttATACATggccaaaattttttataagtgataaaataataatgtatgatttttaatttttaaatgataaagttataaaattataaagttgGTGTGTAGAttacattattaatattattcaaataataaattttgatttataagatttaaagttaaaaatatatattttaaattaaattatatcatatgaatattttattaaatataccTACACATTTTATTATTCAATAGCTCTTCTAAGATACGCATGTGTGGGCCGATGGGTTACGAGGCTCGACTTGAAACTGAATGGAGACCCATTGCCCATTGGACTAGTACGTAATTTGATGCTTTATTGGCAACATTGTGATGGTTGAACTTATATGTACACCACGTTTTGGATATTTGCGATTTGAAAGTTGAGCAGTTGTAACTTGAGAGCTCGTTTTGTTGTTGCTTAACGGATTGAGTAGTTTTCTATATTCACTGAATGCGGAAAAGATTGGAATGTCCCAAATGTACAACATGCTGGTAATGACCTGGAAGAGGGGGGGAAAACCCTCCGAAAACCATCGTATTTGatacaaatcaaaacaaatcGACAATACTTGACTCctcccaaaaaaaatatatctactatatatacatatatggcAAAGCCCCATTTTCTAGTAAATAAAATGGGAAGTAGGGCTTGAGTGCACTTGATTTGGCAAGGGGGCGGGTCAATCTGTATTGAAACTGGGCCTAATGCAATTTTCAAATTAGGATGGCCACGGTGGTAGTAGCCCATTTTTGTCTTAAGGACCCTTGAAACCCTCATCCATCTTCGCATGCTGTGTTCTGGTGCATGAGCAGCCCACTAATGTGTATTATAAATTTGCCTTAACAAACACAAAAACAGTTGTCGCaataatctatttttaaaaacttttggtTTTTGAACTACATCATTAATTTATGAGAAATGCCaactgtaattttaaaaaaacttacaaaataatttaatttttcaaattttatttattaatataccaaatattataaaatttaaatgtcaaaataaaactaataaaatgagccttatatataaaattataagtaaaattataaatatgaataACAGTCACGTTAATTAgtttttatagataaataaCTTGTACAAGTTTAAAATAGACAAATCCCGTACAATCCATTTGTGAAAAAGTATACTCCGCctcaaaaagtataaaaaattctattattttttagtgtGACCTATTGTTTTTACAAAAGTCTTGTGTAAGActtgtctatttaaaacttatacctaacattacttagtgcaatattaatactataacaTATAGTGCGAATTTATATGCgctttataaatattaaatacaagtatttttaaaaaaaattgtactgctagttaatcatcatcatcatcatgatcaaaacttttaaaataatgcGCTGGctaaa
This sequence is a window from Carya illinoinensis cultivar Pawnee chromosome 9, C.illinoinensisPawnee_v1, whole genome shotgun sequence. Protein-coding genes within it:
- the LOC122275034 gene encoding carbon catabolite repressor protein 4 homolog 1-like isoform X1 → MLSVLRVHLPSDIPIVGCELTPYVLLRRPDKTFTTDDVPDSAPVDGHFLRYKWYRIQSDRNVAICSIHPSEQATLQCLGCVKAKIPVAKSYHCSPKCFSDAWQHHRVLHDRAASAVNENGNEEEELFGRFNSSGSAASLSGSASTTSLTNGSTPLYPAAVTQRSGGETWFEVGRFKTYTPSADDIGHVLKFECVVVDAETKLPVGHVNTILTSRVIPAPSPSPRHLIPVNGADAMGHLDSDGRVSSSGTFSVLSYNILSDVYATNDVYSYCPSWALSWPYRRQNLLREIVGYRADIVCLQEVQSDHYEEFFAPELDKHGYVGLYKRKTNEVYIGNTNTIDGCATFFRRDRFLHVKKYEVEFNKAAQSWTDSQLPSSQKKTALSRLFKDNVALIVVLEAKFGNQGVDNPGKRQLLCVANTHVNVHQDLKDVKLWQVHTLLKGLEKIAASADIPMLVCGDFNSVPGSAPHSLLAMGKVDPLHPELAADPLGILRPNSKLVHQLPLVSAYSSFARIGVGLGLEQQRRRLDPTTNEPLFTNCTRDFIGTLDYIFYTADSLTVESLLELLDEEGLRKDTALPSPEWSSDHIALLAEFRCTPRARR
- the LOC122275034 gene encoding carbon catabolite repressor protein 4 homolog 1-like isoform X2 — encoded protein: MLSVLRVHLPSDIPIVGCELTPYVLLRRPDKTFTTDDVPDSAPVDGHFLRYRIQSDRNVAICSIHPSEQATLQCLGCVKAKIPVAKSYHCSPKCFSDAWQHHRVLHDRAASAVNENGNEEEELFGRFNSSGSAASLSGSASTTSLTNGSTPLYPAAVTQRSGGETWFEVGRFKTYTPSADDIGHVLKFECVVVDAETKLPVGHVNTILTSRVIPAPSPSPRHLIPVNGADAMGHLDSDGRVSSSGTFSVLSYNILSDVYATNDVYSYCPSWALSWPYRRQNLLREIVGYRADIVCLQEVQSDHYEEFFAPELDKHGYVGLYKRKTNEVYIGNTNTIDGCATFFRRDRFLHVKKYEVEFNKAAQSWTDSQLPSSQKKTALSRLFKDNVALIVVLEAKFGNQGVDNPGKRQLLCVANTHVNVHQDLKDVKLWQVHTLLKGLEKIAASADIPMLVCGDFNSVPGSAPHSLLAMGKVDPLHPELAADPLGILRPNSKLVHQLPLVSAYSSFARIGVGLGLEQQRRRLDPTTNEPLFTNCTRDFIGTLDYIFYTADSLTVESLLELLDEEGLRKDTALPSPEWSSDHIALLAEFRCTPRARR